One window from the genome of Mucilaginibacter ginsenosidivorans encodes:
- the serC gene encoding 3-phosphoserine/phosphohydroxythreonine transaminase, translated as MKHNFGAGPGILPHEVLKQAAEGVLNFNGTGLSILEISHRSAEFESVLNEAVSLVKELFNVPEGYSVLFMQGGASSQFALAPYNLLPDGGKAAYVETGVWANKALKEAKLFGQVEIVATAKESNYTYIPKDFTIPKDAAYIHITSNNTIYGTQMKEFFKSPIPVVCDMSSDIFSRKVDVSDFGLIYAGAQKNMGPAGVTLVIIKNDILGKVDRKIPSMFNYQVQIEGGSMYNTPPCFAIYVSMLTLRWLKAKGGVAGIEQENDAKAKALYTEIDRNPLFKGVCAVEDRSHMNVCFVVENPEHEKPFLKYCDEKGIVGIKGHRSVGGFRASIYNALPITSVHVLIDAMQEFQENNK; from the coding sequence ATGAAACACAATTTCGGTGCCGGTCCCGGCATTTTACCGCACGAAGTATTAAAGCAAGCTGCTGAAGGCGTCTTGAATTTCAACGGAACAGGATTATCCATATTGGAAATATCGCACCGTTCGGCTGAATTCGAGTCCGTACTTAACGAAGCAGTTTCGCTGGTAAAAGAGCTTTTTAATGTTCCCGAAGGTTATTCGGTTCTGTTTATGCAGGGTGGCGCCAGTTCGCAGTTCGCCTTGGCCCCTTATAACCTGTTGCCCGATGGTGGTAAAGCTGCCTATGTTGAAACAGGTGTTTGGGCCAACAAAGCACTAAAGGAAGCTAAACTTTTTGGTCAGGTTGAAATTGTTGCCACCGCCAAAGAAAGCAACTATACTTATATACCAAAGGATTTTACCATTCCAAAGGATGCCGCTTATATTCACATCACTTCAAACAATACCATTTATGGTACGCAGATGAAGGAGTTTTTCAAATCGCCTATACCGGTGGTTTGCGATATGTCATCCGATATTTTTAGCCGGAAAGTCGATGTGTCCGATTTCGGTCTCATCTATGCCGGTGCCCAAAAGAACATGGGGCCCGCAGGCGTTACCCTTGTTATTATAAAAAATGATATCCTGGGAAAAGTGGATCGCAAAATTCCTTCCATGTTCAATTACCAGGTGCAAATTGAAGGCGGGTCGATGTACAACACGCCGCCATGTTTTGCCATTTATGTATCGATGCTTACCCTGCGCTGGCTGAAAGCAAAAGGAGGTGTTGCAGGTATTGAACAGGAAAATGATGCAAAAGCAAAAGCCTTGTACACGGAAATTGATCGCAACCCATTATTTAAGGGTGTTTGCGCCGTTGAGGATCGCTCGCACATGAATGTTTGCTTTGTAGTGGAAAACCCCGAGCACGAAAAGCCGTTCCTGAAATATTGTGATGAAAAGGGTATTGTGGGCATCAAAGGCCACAGGAGCGTGGGTGGTTTCAGGGCGTCGATTTATAACGCATTGCCTATAACCAGTGTGCATGTGCTGATTGACGCAATGCAGGAATTCCAAGAAAATAATAAATAA
- a CDS encoding phosphoribosylaminoimidazolesuccinocarboxamide synthase — MDAIKETHFQFPHQTNFYKGKVRDVYTIDNRYLAMVVTDRISAFDVVLPEPIPYKGQVLNQIAAKFLTDTSDIVPNWVVTVPDPSVTIGRICEPFKVEMVIRGYLAGHAAREYTAGKREVCGEKLPEGLKENDKLPEPIITPTTKASVGHDEDISREQILARDIVSPEDYAQLEKYTKALYQRGTEIAAKRGLILVDTKYEFGKADGKIYLIDEIHTPDSSRYFYKDGYEERQKNGEPQKQLSKEFVRKWLIENGFQGKEGQVVPQMTPEIVASISDRYIELFEQITGEKFIKGDNARVLNRVERAINTALRNL, encoded by the coding sequence ATGGACGCAATAAAAGAAACGCATTTTCAATTTCCGCATCAAACCAACTTTTATAAGGGCAAGGTACGGGATGTATATACGATAGATAATAGGTATCTGGCTATGGTAGTTACCGACCGCATATCTGCGTTCGACGTGGTGTTGCCAGAGCCGATCCCATACAAGGGACAGGTATTAAACCAGATAGCCGCCAAATTTTTAACGGACACTTCTGACATCGTACCCAACTGGGTTGTTACCGTGCCCGACCCAAGTGTGACCATCGGCAGGATATGCGAACCGTTTAAAGTGGAAATGGTGATACGCGGTTATCTTGCCGGGCACGCTGCACGCGAATATACAGCAGGCAAGCGTGAAGTATGCGGCGAGAAACTACCGGAAGGGTTGAAAGAAAATGATAAACTACCCGAGCCTATCATCACACCAACAACCAAAGCATCTGTAGGGCACGACGAGGATATATCCAGGGAGCAGATATTAGCAAGGGATATTGTATCGCCGGAAGATTACGCGCAATTGGAAAAATATACCAAAGCCTTATACCAGCGCGGCACAGAGATAGCAGCTAAAAGGGGCCTGATATTGGTTGATACCAAATATGAATTTGGTAAAGCGGACGGAAAAATATATTTAATTGACGAAATACACACCCCCGATTCATCAAGGTATTTTTACAAAGACGGCTATGAGGAACGCCAGAAAAATGGGGAGCCGCAAAAGCAGTTATCTAAGGAGTTTGTGAGAAAATGGCTGATAGAAAATGGCTTCCAGGGCAAGGAGGGGCAGGTTGTTCCGCAAATGACGCCGGAAATAGTTGCCTCAATATCTGACCGTTATATCGAGCTTTTTGAACAGATCACAGGCGAAAAATTTATCAAAGGCGACAACGCCCGCGTACTGAACCGGGTTGAAAGAGCTATTAACACAGCATTAAGGAATTTGTAA
- a CDS encoding D-2-hydroxyacid dehydrogenase, with protein MIKILANDGIDPIGKQMLEDAGFFVETRNIPQDELPVKLQEYDAITVRSATKVRAALIDACPNLKLIGRGGVGVDNIDVDYAKLKGISVYNTPASSSLSVAELVFASLWGCVRFLPDSNRKMPVDGATKFNDLKKAYAKGVELRGKTLGIVGFGRIGREVAKIALGVGMDVIAYDLYEFIPNVEVILGGGIVVHAKVKVATLDDVIKQSDFITLHTPFIDKALFGATELAHTKKGVGLVNISRGGLIDELALIDALNSGQVSFAALDVFDNEPTPREEILKHPKVSLTPHIGAATNEAQERIGVELAGLIIEHFRHNP; from the coding sequence ATGATCAAAATATTAGCTAACGACGGAATAGACCCGATAGGCAAGCAAATGCTGGAAGATGCCGGTTTTTTTGTTGAAACCAGGAACATACCACAGGACGAGTTGCCTGTGAAATTACAGGAATATGATGCCATTACCGTGCGCAGCGCCACCAAAGTGCGCGCAGCGCTTATAGACGCTTGCCCTAACCTGAAACTGATAGGCCGTGGTGGCGTAGGGGTGGACAACATCGATGTTGACTATGCCAAGTTAAAAGGCATTAGTGTTTATAACACCCCCGCATCTTCGTCTTTATCGGTTGCCGAACTGGTATTCGCGAGTTTGTGGGGCTGCGTTCGTTTTCTGCCCGACAGCAACCGTAAAATGCCTGTTGACGGCGCAACCAAATTTAACGACCTGAAAAAGGCTTATGCCAAAGGCGTTGAATTGCGCGGCAAAACTTTGGGTATAGTGGGTTTTGGCCGTATCGGTCGCGAAGTGGCTAAAATAGCGTTGGGGGTAGGCATGGATGTCATCGCTTATGATCTGTATGAATTTATCCCCAATGTAGAAGTTATCCTGGGCGGCGGCATTGTTGTACATGCCAAAGTAAAGGTCGCTACGCTTGACGACGTAATCAAACAATCGGATTTTATTACCCTGCACACCCCATTTATTGATAAGGCCCTTTTCGGCGCTACGGAACTGGCACACACCAAAAAAGGGGTTGGGCTGGTAAATATTTCCCGCGGAGGTTTGATCGACGAACTGGCTTTGATAGATGCTTTAAACAGCGGCCAGGTTTCTTTTGCTGCATTGGATGTATTCGACAACGAACCAACGCCGCGTGAAGAAATACTGAAACACCCGAAGGTATCCTTAACACCGCATATTGGCGCTGCAACTAACGAGGCGCAGGAAAGAATAGGTGTTGAACTGGCGGGACTGATCATCGAGCATTTCAGGCATAATCCGTAA
- a CDS encoding PhoH family protein, with protein sequence MTELKISIENVNPAVLWGPNNDHFEIIKKQYPKLKLVARGSELKVLGDDHELSVFDEKFNHLLNHVEKFENLNITDLERILGSNTTPKAAAEPAAGDKSTTGEVLVFGPNGILVKARTANQKRMVSAIDKNDIVFAIGPAGTGKTYTAVALAVRALKNKEIKRIILTRPAVEAGENLGFLPGDLKEKIDPYLRPLYDALDDMIPAEKLKVYLENRTIEIAPLAFMRGRTLDNCFVILDEAQNATDMQLKMFLTRMGPTAKFIVTGDVTQIDLPKKQQSGLHTALRILTDIKGIEIIYLTGEDVVRHKLVKRILEAYGDIQ encoded by the coding sequence TTGACCGAACTAAAAATATCCATCGAAAATGTGAACCCGGCTGTATTGTGGGGACCGAATAATGACCACTTCGAGATCATCAAGAAACAATATCCAAAGCTTAAGCTGGTTGCCCGTGGCAGCGAACTGAAGGTTTTGGGCGATGATCATGAGTTATCTGTGTTCGACGAAAAATTCAACCACCTGCTAAACCATGTCGAAAAGTTTGAGAACCTGAACATCACCGACCTGGAGAGGATACTGGGATCAAATACAACTCCTAAAGCGGCAGCCGAACCGGCGGCAGGCGATAAATCGACCACCGGCGAGGTTTTGGTGTTCGGCCCCAACGGTATATTGGTAAAGGCGCGCACAGCTAACCAGAAGCGCATGGTTTCGGCCATCGACAAAAATGACATCGTGTTTGCTATAGGTCCGGCCGGTACCGGGAAAACCTATACTGCCGTTGCACTGGCCGTACGGGCGTTAAAGAATAAAGAAATAAAACGCATTATCCTTACCCGCCCGGCGGTAGAGGCAGGGGAGAACCTTGGCTTTTTGCCCGGCGATTTGAAGGAAAAGATAGACCCGTACCTGCGCCCTTTATACGACGCGCTGGACGATATGATTCCGGCTGAAAAGCTGAAAGTATACCTGGAAAACCGCACCATCGAAATAGCACCACTGGCATTTATGCGCGGCCGTACGCTGGATAACTGTTTTGTTATACTCGACGAGGCGCAAAACGCTACCGATATGCAACTGAAGATGTTCCTGACGCGCATGGGGCCGACGGCTAAATTCATCGTAACAGGCGACGTTACCCAGATAGATCTGCCTAAAAAGCAGCAATCGGGCCTGCATACTGCTTTAAGAATATTAACCGATATAAAGGGTATTGAGATCATTTACCTTACCGGAGAGGACGTTGTACGCCACAAACTGGTGAAACGGATACTGGAGGCATACGGGGATATCCAATAG
- a CDS encoding ribonuclease Z, with protein sequence MKFEVTILGSSSATPIFNRNPSSQALNINEHFYLVDCGEGTQQQMLRFDIKPGRIDHIFISHLHGDHYLGLVGLLSSMHLNGRTKALNLYCPPELKEIIDLQLKYSETTLQFAIDYVFTTAGIVETILENQDIIVETIPLDHRIPCTGFLFRQKKRLKKLIKEKIEKIGIPIEYYSAIKKGADYTAADGTVYKNDDITIEPEAPKTYAYCSDTIYNERYFKQISNVDLLYHESTFMHIMITRAQSTFHTTALQAGEIALITNAKKLLIGHFSARYKTLNELLDEARSVFPETELALEGKTFAIE encoded by the coding sequence ATGAAGTTTGAGGTAACAATATTGGGGAGCAGCTCGGCAACGCCAATTTTTAACAGGAACCCATCCTCGCAGGCGCTAAACATCAATGAGCATTTTTACCTGGTAGATTGCGGCGAAGGCACGCAACAGCAGATGCTGCGCTTTGATATCAAGCCCGGGCGTATCGATCATATTTTCATCAGCCACCTGCACGGCGACCATTATCTTGGCCTTGTTGGTTTGTTATCGTCCATGCATTTGAATGGGCGGACCAAGGCGCTGAACCTGTATTGCCCGCCTGAATTGAAGGAAATAATAGACCTGCAGCTTAAATATTCCGAAACCACGCTCCAGTTCGCGATCGACTACGTTTTTACGACCGCCGGTATTGTAGAGACAATATTGGAGAACCAGGATATTATTGTAGAGACCATACCGCTGGATCACCGTATACCCTGCACCGGATTCCTGTTCAGGCAGAAAAAGAGGTTAAAAAAGCTCATCAAGGAAAAAATCGAAAAAATAGGTATCCCCATTGAATACTATTCAGCCATAAAGAAAGGGGCCGACTATACCGCTGCCGATGGCACCGTCTATAAAAATGATGACATTACTATTGAACCGGAAGCACCGAAAACTTATGCTTACTGTTCGGACACGATTTATAACGAACGATATTTTAAACAAATCAGCAATGTTGACCTGCTTTATCATGAATCTACCTTTATGCATATCATGATAACAAGGGCGCAATCTACATTTCATACCACGGCTTTACAGGCCGGCGAGATAGCGCTAATAACCAATGCAAAAAAGCTGCTGATAGGCCATTTTTCGGCCCGGTACAAAACACTGAACGAACTGCTTGATGAAGCACGGAGCGTGTTCCCTGAAACAGAACTGGCACTTGAAGGTAAAACCTTTGCTATAGAATAG
- a CDS encoding STAS domain-containing protein: MKFTVDKHEKYVLLKLNESKLNSLVTPQLKSELILMNTEGQRNIIMDLSQIKFADSSGLSSLLVGHRLCKNSSGTFILVGLNDAVSRLIAISQLDSVLAIVPTTDEAIDLIFMEEVEKQLKKEAK, translated from the coding sequence ATGAAGTTTACTGTTGATAAGCACGAAAAGTATGTCTTATTGAAACTAAATGAATCCAAGCTGAATTCATTAGTTACACCGCAATTGAAGTCTGAACTGATATTGATGAATACCGAGGGGCAGAGGAATATCATTATGGACCTTTCGCAGATAAAATTTGCTGATTCATCAGGATTGAGTAGTTTGCTGGTAGGGCACCGCCTGTGCAAAAACTCATCGGGCACATTTATCCTCGTGGGTTTGAACGATGCCGTATCGCGGCTGATAGCTATTTCACAGCTAGACAGCGTACTTGCCATTGTTCCCACAACGGACGAAGCCATTGACCTTATCTTCATGGAGGAAGTTGAAAAGCAGCTAAAAAAAGAGGCAAAGTAG
- a CDS encoding MlaD family protein, with product MKISNETKIGVLTTLAVAILILCYSYLKGDDVFTSSDRFYAVYNSVEGLSVSKPVLVNGFPIGHVSKMKLRPDGRTIVEFKIDPQYNVPDNTLAKLVSTDLLGSKAIVFEMGNSKTFAADKDTLKADIEGSLAESLQPIQKKAEQLISKMDSSLSAINKIMNPDFQKNIDRSFLSIANSLQTLEGTTKKIDALVAAQSGHINGILANSEAVSANLKTSTSHLDNIATNAEKFTSDLSNSNIKQTLDNANKAIADLQATISKISDSKGSLSMLINDQRLYAHLDSASANLNKLFIDLKAHPKRYVHFSVFGGKKD from the coding sequence ATGAAAATCTCGAACGAAACCAAAATTGGCGTGCTTACAACCCTTGCTGTGGCAATATTGATATTATGCTACAGTTATCTGAAAGGCGACGACGTTTTTACTTCGTCGGATAGATTTTACGCCGTATATAATAGCGTTGAAGGACTTTCGGTTTCAAAACCCGTGTTGGTCAATGGCTTTCCTATCGGGCACGTATCAAAAATGAAACTCCGTCCCGACGGACGTACCATAGTCGAGTTCAAGATCGATCCGCAGTATAATGTGCCAGATAATACCCTTGCTAAATTGGTAAGTACGGACCTGCTGGGTTCAAAGGCGATCGTTTTCGAGATGGGTAACAGCAAAACCTTCGCTGCGGATAAGGATACACTTAAAGCGGATATTGAAGGCAGCCTGGCCGAGAGTCTTCAGCCTATCCAGAAGAAGGCTGAACAGTTGATATCGAAAATGGATTCGTCCTTATCCGCCATCAATAAGATCATGAATCCCGATTTTCAGAAAAATATCGACCGTAGTTTTCTCAGTATCGCCAACTCCCTGCAAACCTTAGAAGGAACGACCAAGAAGATAGACGCGCTGGTCGCTGCGCAAAGCGGACACATCAATGGCATCCTGGCTAATTCCGAGGCGGTTTCTGCTAACCTTAAAACAAGCACGTCGCATTTGGACAATATTGCTACCAATGCCGAAAAGTTTACCAGCGACCTTTCAAATTCCAACATCAAGCAAACGCTGGACAATGCAAACAAAGCCATTGCTGACCTCCAGGCGACGATCAGCAAGATCAGCGACAGCAAAGGCTCGCTCAGCATGCTTATCAACGATCAGCGGCTTTACGCCCATCTTGATAGCGCTTCAGCAAATTTGAATAAACTGTTTATTGACTTGAAGGCCCATCCGAAACGCTATGTACATTTCTCGGTCTTTGGCGGGAAGAAAGATTGA
- a CDS encoding MBL fold metallo-hydrolase RNA specificity domain-containing protein: protein MKLTIHGAARQVTGSMHLLEIDQYKILIDCGLDYEKDRSIQSNENFPFDPAEIDVVILTHAHIDHSGNLPTLIRMGFEGQILCTPATADLTELLLLDSVSIFMNKANKSQKHNRKRRGYNQSQQQPLYLQKHVMDTVERFVTIGFDRPFRINGNIEMTFIPIGHLLGAAAAVFKINDHGEEKTIAFTGDVGRKGYPVLNDPAELPHVDYLVCESTYGGRYHTKGKTVEEALIETIEQACIKESGRLIIPAFSIGRTQSLVYSLNKIFSQGLLPPVKVFVDSPMAVAATELFRKHHSLVNDEAREFYQSQGDEFEFDNLVYTQNMKDSRQVSNYFEPCIIISSAGMLEGGRIQDHLYNNIQNYYCTILFIGYCAKGTLGHRLLRGDPIVRIKDRELSVYATIKQTDVLSAHGDHDDLMNIARQQDKNKLKNIFLVHGENASMQAFAEGLEEEGYVVTIPEKEVSYIL from the coding sequence ATGAAATTAACCATCCACGGCGCGGCGCGCCAGGTTACCGGCAGCATGCATTTGCTCGAGATTGACCAATATAAAATATTAATTGACTGCGGACTGGACTACGAAAAGGATCGCAGCATACAATCCAATGAGAATTTTCCGTTCGATCCGGCTGAGATCGATGTGGTGATATTGACTCACGCCCATATCGATCATTCGGGGAACCTGCCTACTTTGATCCGTATGGGCTTTGAGGGCCAGATATTGTGTACCCCCGCTACTGCTGACCTGACTGAGTTGTTACTGCTCGATTCGGTCAGTATTTTTATGAATAAGGCCAATAAAAGCCAAAAGCATAACCGAAAACGAAGAGGCTATAATCAAAGCCAGCAGCAGCCGCTTTACCTCCAAAAGCACGTAATGGATACGGTCGAGCGTTTTGTTACTATTGGGTTCGATAGGCCCTTTCGCATTAATGGTAATATCGAAATGACTTTTATTCCTATCGGCCACTTACTGGGTGCAGCAGCGGCGGTGTTTAAGATAAATGATCATGGCGAAGAAAAAACTATTGCCTTCACGGGTGATGTGGGCAGGAAAGGTTACCCGGTATTGAATGACCCGGCGGAATTGCCCCATGTAGATTACCTGGTCTGCGAATCGACCTATGGTGGCCGATATCACACCAAAGGAAAAACTGTTGAAGAAGCACTGATAGAAACCATTGAGCAAGCCTGCATCAAAGAATCGGGCAGGCTGATCATACCGGCCTTCAGTATCGGTCGTACGCAATCCCTGGTTTATTCGCTCAATAAGATTTTCAGCCAGGGTTTGCTCCCGCCAGTCAAGGTTTTTGTAGACAGCCCCATGGCGGTTGCTGCCACTGAACTCTTCCGTAAGCATCACAGCCTGGTGAACGATGAAGCACGCGAATTTTACCAAAGCCAGGGCGACGAGTTTGAATTTGACAACCTGGTCTATACCCAAAACATGAAGGACAGCCGGCAGGTATCTAATTACTTCGAGCCCTGCATTATTATCTCATCGGCGGGTATGCTGGAGGGAGGCCGCATACAGGATCATTTGTACAACAATATCCAAAATTATTATTGCACCATCCTTTTCATCGGTTACTGTGCCAAGGGAACGTTAGGGCACCGATTGCTTAGGGGCGATCCTATTGTTCGTATCAAGGACAGGGAATTATCGGTGTACGCCACCATCAAACAAACCGATGTATTAAGCGCACATGGCGATCACGATGACCTGATGAATATTGCCCGTCAGCAGGATAAAAACAAACTCAAAAATATTTTCCTGGTACACGGGGAAAATGCCAGTATGCAGGCTTTTGCCGAAGGGCTGGAAGAAGAAGGTTATGTAGTAACTATCCCGGAGAAGGAAGTAAGCTATATATTATAA
- a CDS encoding ABC transporter ATP-binding protein: MARGRGSLNSGGKQGEELPKAKITSQSLKNSSKLLKYIKPYRLKFFAGLFFLFISSLVGLSFPAILGSLIDVAQGTHKYKFLPDSLTAIGIGGFILLFCQAFVSFFRVVWFVQVAERSLADIRRETYFKLITLPMNFFANRRVGELNSRISADLSQIQDTLTTTLAEMLRQLIIMIGSIILLAIVSIKLTLAVLAILPFIVGFAVIFGRFIRKLSRQAQDKLAESNTIVEETLQGIANVKAFVNEAFEAGRYNSNLQEVIKIAVKGAKFRGVFASFIVFCLFGAFVGVIWYGSVLVSHKEMLVGDLTSFIMYTIFVGAAMGSFPDLYSNVQKAIGATERVLEILEEKGEDVSIHESDNEIKQRVDGNLIFDNVNFHYPSRPEIEVLKDVSFEAKAGQRVAIVGPSGSGKSTTAALILQFYHPQSGTILFDGKPADSYSLTDIRNQVAIVPQDVLLFGGTIRENIAYGKLKATEEEIVAAAKRANAHQFVTSFPEGYDTVVGERGVKLSGGQRQRIAIARALLKNPSILILDEATSSLDSESERLVQEALEELMKNRTSVIIAHRLSTIREADKIIVLEKGIVIESGNHEELLGNEKGLYRYLSQLQFEV; encoded by the coding sequence ATGGCAAGAGGACGAGGAAGTTTAAATAGTGGTGGAAAGCAGGGAGAAGAACTGCCTAAGGCAAAGATAACTAGTCAGAGTTTAAAAAATTCCAGCAAACTTCTTAAGTATATAAAACCATATCGCCTAAAATTTTTCGCTGGTTTATTTTTTCTATTTATATCAAGTTTGGTAGGCCTATCTTTTCCGGCGATATTAGGATCGTTAATTGACGTTGCCCAGGGAACTCATAAATATAAATTTCTCCCGGATAGTCTTACAGCCATAGGTATTGGTGGGTTTATACTTTTATTTTGCCAGGCATTTGTCTCATTTTTCAGAGTGGTTTGGTTTGTTCAGGTTGCTGAACGTTCACTTGCAGACATTAGGCGAGAGACTTATTTTAAGTTAATAACGCTGCCTATGAATTTCTTCGCAAATCGGCGTGTTGGAGAATTAAATAGCCGCATTTCTGCCGACTTATCACAAATACAAGATACGCTTACTACAACATTGGCCGAAATGTTGAGGCAATTGATCATCATGATTGGCAGTATAATATTGCTGGCCATTGTTTCTATAAAACTGACTTTGGCTGTGTTAGCTATTTTGCCTTTCATCGTTGGTTTTGCCGTAATATTTGGTCGCTTCATTCGAAAGCTATCACGACAAGCCCAGGATAAATTAGCTGAGTCAAATACTATCGTTGAAGAAACTTTGCAGGGCATAGCCAATGTGAAGGCATTTGTTAACGAAGCATTTGAGGCGGGAAGATATAACAGCAATTTGCAAGAGGTTATTAAAATCGCCGTCAAAGGTGCAAAATTTAGGGGCGTATTCGCTTCTTTTATTGTTTTCTGTTTATTTGGAGCATTCGTAGGTGTTATTTGGTATGGCTCGGTGCTTGTGAGCCATAAAGAAATGCTCGTTGGCGATTTGACTAGCTTTATCATGTATACTATTTTTGTCGGCGCTGCGATGGGCAGTTTTCCTGACCTGTATTCGAACGTTCAAAAAGCGATTGGAGCCACAGAAAGGGTTCTGGAAATTTTAGAGGAAAAAGGTGAAGATGTTTCGATCCATGAAAGCGACAATGAGATCAAACAGCGCGTTGATGGCAATCTTATCTTTGATAACGTCAACTTCCACTATCCGTCGCGTCCTGAGATCGAAGTATTAAAAGATGTTTCTTTTGAAGCTAAAGCAGGCCAAAGGGTTGCTATTGTTGGGCCAAGCGGTTCAGGCAAGTCAACTACCGCTGCTTTGATACTGCAATTTTATCATCCGCAAAGCGGAACGATATTGTTTGACGGCAAACCGGCTGATAGTTATTCCCTGACCGATATACGAAACCAGGTGGCTATTGTACCGCAGGATGTTTTGCTATTTGGCGGAACTATTCGCGAGAATATCGCCTACGGCAAATTAAAAGCGACGGAAGAAGAGATCGTTGCGGCGGCAAAACGCGCCAATGCGCACCAATTTGTGACATCTTTTCCCGAAGGATACGATACTGTTGTAGGCGAACGCGGGGTTAAACTATCAGGTGGCCAGCGGCAGCGGATAGCTATTGCCCGGGCCTTGCTAAAGAACCCGTCTATATTAATTTTGGATGAAGCAACATCGTCCCTCGATTCCGAATCAGAGCGTTTGGTACAGGAAGCGTTGGAGGAGTTGATGAAGAACAGAACTTCTGTTATAATTGCACATCGTTTGTCCACCATCCGCGAAGCCGATAAGATCATCGTTCTGGAAAAGGGCATAGTGATAGAAAGCGGAAATCACGAGGAACTGCTGGGTAACGAAAAAGGCCTTTACCGCTATTTGAGCCAGCTACAGTTTGAGGTTTAG
- a CDS encoding SAM hydrolase/SAM-dependent halogenase family protein, whose product MAIITLTTDLGDKDIYQAALKGSILKLLPAASIVDITHNVSAFNVQQAAFILKNSFHYFPDGTVHLIGIDTVFTKDTKYLAVHYKNHFFVGADNGIFSLMFDSDPDEIVEINIMQDLKFLHFPLADIFVKAACHLAGNGKLKDIGLPIDNIERKMNLQPVIEKNLIRGAVIYIDSFQNVITNITKEFFNQVQQGRNFTLSFKRNETITHLSWYYNEVPEGEKLCLFGISDHLEIAINKGNASGLLGLGLGDTVILDFE is encoded by the coding sequence ATGGCAATAATAACTTTAACTACTGATTTGGGCGACAAAGATATTTACCAGGCCGCCCTTAAAGGAAGTATCTTAAAATTATTGCCTGCTGCCAGTATCGTCGACATTACACACAATGTTTCCGCCTTTAATGTGCAGCAGGCGGCCTTTATACTAAAAAACAGCTTTCATTATTTTCCTGATGGTACCGTTCACCTCATCGGCATCGATACCGTTTTTACCAAGGACACCAAATACCTGGCGGTTCATTATAAAAATCATTTTTTTGTAGGCGCGGATAACGGTATTTTTTCGCTGATGTTCGATTCGGATCCTGATGAAATTGTGGAGATCAATATTATGCAGGATCTTAAATTTCTTCATTTTCCGCTGGCAGATATTTTCGTGAAAGCGGCCTGCCACCTGGCCGGTAACGGTAAGCTGAAGGACATCGGCCTGCCCATAGATAATATCGAAAGGAAAATGAACTTGCAGCCGGTTATAGAAAAGAATTTGATCCGGGGTGCGGTTATCTATATCGATTCTTTTCAGAACGTGATCACCAATATCACAAAGGAATTTTTCAACCAGGTACAGCAGGGGCGCAATTTTACCCTGTCTTTCAAACGCAATGAAACAATAACTCACCTTAGCTGGTATTATAACGAAGTGCCTGAAGGCGAAAAACTATGCCTGTTTGGCATAAGCGATCATTTGGAGATTGCCATTAATAAAGGCAATGCCAGTGGGTTGCTGGGTTTGGGCCTTGGTGATACGGTTATACTTGATTTTGAATAA